From a region of the Zingiber officinale cultivar Zhangliang chromosome 4B, Zo_v1.1, whole genome shotgun sequence genome:
- the LOC121974716 gene encoding FT-interacting protein 7-like, with the protein MSKLKLGVEVVSAHELIPKDKQGSSSPFVELHFDGQKFRTSIKEKDLNPVWNELFYFNIADPSSLPELTLEAYVYSMNKGMYPRSFLGKVQIAGTSFVPFSDTLMMHYPLEKRGMFSRVKGELGLKVFLTDDPSIKPSNPLPAIDRRPNNLLPSQFHQGLDQVSEANKSLPKKEPKRSFRSIPNEIQQQQYSAPVIKPVTHVADPMKYESQPSKVVRMFSSSFSQQPMDYALKETNPLLGGGQIVAGRVIPAQKPASTYDLVEQMQYLFVRAVKARDLPTMDITGSLDPYVEVRVGNYKGKTRHFEKNQNPTWNEVFAFPRERVQSSVIEVIVKDKDLIKDDFVGIVHFDLNDVPTRVPPDSPLAPEWYRLEDKNGDKTKGELMVAIWIGTQADESFADAWHLDAAAALDASAISSHTKSKVYHAPRLWYVRVNVIEAQDIFTASGHSSRIPDVHVKVQLGNQILKTRAVQARTFNPLWNEDLMFATAEPFEDQLLIFVQDRVGANKDEVIGHVAIPLGSIEKRLDDHMINARWFSLEKPGVIDVDQLKKNKFSGKIHLRVCLEGGYHVLDESTHYSSDLRPTAKQLWKPSIGLLELGILNAEGLHPMKTREGKGACDSYCVAKYGRKWVRTRTIIDNLSPKFNEQYTWEVYDPATVLTVGVFDNWQLEKGANGNKDSKIGKVRIRLSTLEAGRVYTHSYPLLVLHSSGVKKMGELHLAVRFSSTSFINMMSIYSRPLLPKMHYVQPLNMMQQDMLRHQAVQIIAARLSRMEPPLGKEVVECMSDVDSHMWSMRRSKANFFRLVSVFSGLFAAGKWFGSVCVWKKPVITVLVHILFTTLVCFPELILPTLFLYMFMIGLWNYRSRPRYPPHMNIKLSHAEAVHPDELDEEFDTFPTSRSSEIVRMRYDRLRSVAGRIQTVVGDLATQGERLQALLSWRDPRATVIFLVFSVMAAIVLYTTPLQVSVALVGFYIMRHPRFRNRMPSAPLNFFRRLPAKTDSLI; encoded by the coding sequence ATGAGCAAATTAAAATTGGGAGTGGAAGTTGTAAGTGCGCATGAGCTTATACCTAAGGATAAGCAAGGATCTTCTAGTCCCTTTGTGGAGCTTCACTTTGATGGCCAGAAATTCCGTACTTCCATCAAAGAAAAAGACCTTAATCCTGTCTGGAATGAGCTCTTCTACTTCAACATTGCAGATCCTTCTTCCCTCCCTGAACTCACACTAGAAGCTTATGTTTACAGCATGAACAAAGGCATGTATCCGAGGTCATTCCTTGGCAAAGTTCAGATTGCTGGAACCTCTTTCGTTCCCTTTTCAGATACTTTAATGATGCACTATCCTTTGGAGAAACGTGGAATGTTTTCACGTGTGAAGGGAGAATTAGGCCTGAAAGTATTTCTTACAGATGACCCTTCCATCAAACCTTCCAACCCACTTCCAGCTATTGACCGTCGCCCAAATAATCTCCTTCCCAGCCAATTTCATCAAGGGCTTGACCAAGTTTCAGAGGCAAATAAAAGTCTTCCCAAGAAAGAACCTAAACGTTCATTTCGCAGCATTCCAAATGAAATCCAGCAGCAACAATACTCTGCTCCAGTTATCAAGCCGGTGACGCATGTGGCTGATCCCATGAAATATGAGTCTCAGCCTTCCAAAGTTGTCAGGATGTTTTCATCGTCCTTCTCTCAGCAACCAATGGACTATGCACTAAAAGAAACCAATCCTCTTCTCGGAGGCGGTCAGATTGTCGCAGGTCGAGTCATTCCTGCACAGAAGCCTGCTAGTACATATGATCTGGTGGAACAGATGCAATATCTTTTTGTACGTGCCGTCAAGGCACGAGACTTACCTACGATGGATATCACAGGAAGCCTCGACCCTTACGTTGAAGTAAGGGTGGGTAACTACAAGGGGAAGACCAGACATTTTGAGAAGAATCAGAACCCAACGTGGAATGAAGTATTTGCATTTCCTAGAGAACGGGTACAGTCATCAGTTATTGAAGTAATAGTGAAAGATAAAGATCTGATCAAGGATGACTTTGTTGGGATTGTTCACTTTGACTTGAATGATGTTCCAACGCGTGTCCCGCCCGATAGTCCGTTAGCTCCTGAGTGGTACCGGCTCGAGGACAAGAATGGGGACAAAACAAAGGGTGAACTGATGGTTGCAATTTGGATTGGTACCCAAGCTGATGAATCGTTTGCTGATGCATGGCACTTAGATGCAGCTGCAGCTCTAGATGCCTCGGCGATTAGCTCTCACACAAAATCAAAAGTCTACCATGCGCCCAGGCTGTGGTATGTTCGAGTCAATGTTATCGAGGCACAAGATATTTTCACAGCAAGCGGGCATTCATCCCGCATCCCGGATGTTCACGTCAAGGTACAACTAGGAAATCAGATCCTGAAGACGAGAGCAGTTCAGGCACGGACATTCAACCCTCTTTGGAACGAAGACCTCATGTTTGCGACAGCTGAACCGTTTGAGGATCAACTCCTAATTTTTGTACAAGATCGCGTGGGGGCAAACAAAGATGAGGTGATAGGCCATGTTGCTATCCCTTTGGGTTCGATTGAAAAGCGACTTGACGATCACATGATCAATGCTCGGTGGTTCAGTCTCGAGAAGCCTGGCGTGATCGATGTCGACCAACTGAAGAAAAACAAGTTTTCAGGTAAAATTCATCTGCGTGTCTGTTTGGAAGGCGGGTATCATGTACTGGACGAGTCAACCCACTACAGTAGCGACCTCAGACCAACAGCAAAACAGCTGTGGAAACCGTCAATTGGGTTACTTGAGCTTGGCATCCTTAATGCAGAAGGCCTTCATCCCATGAAAACCCGAGAAGGAAAGGGGGCATGCGATTCCTACTGCGTCGCCAAGTACGGGCGAAAATGGGTACGCACACGCACCATTATTGACAATCTTTCTCCAAAATTCAACGAGCAGTATACATGGGAGGTTTATGACCCAGCTACAGTTTTGACGGTTGGTGTCTTTGACAATTGGCAACTGGAAAAGGGTGCTAATGGCAACAAGGACTCGAAGATAGGCAAGGTTCGTATACGTCTTTCAACTCTTGAAGCTGGCCGGGTGTATACACACTCGTATCCACTGTTAGTTTTACACTCCTCAGGTGTCAAGAAGATGGGCGAACTCCATCTCGCCGTGCGCTTCTCTTCTACATCGTTTATCAATATGATGTCCATATACTCGCGGCCCCTGCTTCCCAAGATGCATTACGTACAGCCATTGAACATGATGCAGCAAGATATGCTCCGGCACCAAGCAGTTCAAATAATCGCGGCGCGTCTTAGCAGAATGGAGCCACCCCTCGGAAAGGAAGTCGTCGAGTGCATGTCCGATGTCGACTCCCACATGTGGAGCATGCGTCGAAGCAAAGCGAATTTCTTCAGGCTCGTGTCAGTTTTCTCAGGCTTGTTTGCGGCGGGCAAATGGTTCGGAAGTGTGTGCGTGTGGAAGAAGCCTGTCATCACTGTACTGGTGCACATTCTGTTCACCACGCTGGTGTGCTTTCCGGAACTGATTCTTCCTACTCTATTTCTATACATGTTCATGATAGGCCTTTGGAATTACCGCTCGCGCCCACGGTATCCTCCTCACATGAACATAAAGCTTTCGCACGCAGAGGCAGTGCACCCTGATGAGCTCGACGAGGAGTTTGACACATTCCCCACCAGCCGGAGCTCTGAGATAGTGCGCATGAGGTATGATCGATTGAGGAGCGTGGCCGGAAGAATACAAACTGTGGTCGGAGATTTGGCCACTCAAGGGGAGAGGCTGCAAGCATTGCTTAGCTGGAGGGATCCACGGGCCACTGTCATCTTCTTAGTGTTCAGCGTGATGGCAGCGATTGTGCTTTACACCACCCCGTTGCAAGTGTCGGTTGCTCTAGTTGGCTTCTATATCATGAGGCACCCAAGGTTCCGAAACCGAATGCCTTCCGCGCCGCTAAATTTCTTCCGTCGTCTGCCGGCAAAGACAGACAGCTTGATTTAA